The following are from one region of the Periophthalmus magnuspinnatus isolate fPerMag1 chromosome 5, fPerMag1.2.pri, whole genome shotgun sequence genome:
- the slc2a11a gene encoding solute carrier family 2, facilitated glucose transporter member 11: MSSPGAQKGSSLTLVLMVASAAIGGTLQYGYNLAIMNAPTTFIQTFINETSQERWGIQLEDYQVTLIWTIIVSFFSLGGFTGALIAGPMTIRFGRKKCLLLNNIFLMSGALIAVTSRAAKSFEMIIISRVLVGINAGISMNVQPMYFGESAPKHLRGAISLSSAVFTAFGVVLGQVVGLRKILGSEPCWQYLLASNAIPGFIQLLTLPWFPESPRYLLIDRGDKEGCLNALRRLRGREVENDELNEILEEQAQSKGVRPRRPWELFTDQAVRWQLLSVIVISSAMQLCGNDSIYFYASYVFKEAGISADKIEYITIGTGSCEFTACIMCNLLIERKGRRFMLMGGFILMTVWAVVFTIALLFEHYISWMPYLSMACIFTYILSFGMGPAGVTGVLPTEIFNQSARPAAYMIAGSMMWINLFIVGMIFPFLVSGLKEFCFVPFAAVCFLSSLYVGMFLPETKGKSLSAITAEFHKLNFKGLDPLHSPQCQAKYQLGDVCHSTAL; this comes from the exons ATGTCCAGCCCTGGAGCACAAAAG GGCAGTTCTTTAACTCTGGTCTTAATGGTGGCTTCAGCTGCCATTGGAGGGACCCTGCAGTATGGATACAATTTGGCTATTATGAACGCACCCACTACC TTCATTCAGACCTTTATCAATGAAACATCTCAAGAGCGATGGGGAATACAGTTGGAGGATTATCAAGTGACTTTAATCTGGACAATCATAGTTTCATTCTTCTCTTTGGGGGGCTTCACTGGGGCCTTAATTGCGGGACCAATGACCATACGATTTGGAAG GAAAAAATGCCTACTATTGAATAACATCTTCCTTATGAGTGGTGCACTCATTGCTGTGACCAGCAGAGCCGCCAAGTCCTTTGAGATGATCATAATTTCACGGGTGCTTGTGGGAATTAATGCTG GAATCAGTATGAATGTCCAGCCTATGTATTTTGGAGAAAGTGCTCCTAAACACCTGAGAGGAGCGATATCTCTGTCTTCAGCCGTGTTCACAGCGTTTGGTGTTGTCCTGGGACAGGTAGTCGGATTGAG gAAGATTTTGGGGAGTGAGCCGTGTTGGCAGTACCTCTTGGCCAGTAATGCTATTCCCGGCTTTATTCAGCTTCTTACACTGCCCTGGTTCCCTGAGAGCCCCAGGTACCTGCTCATCGACAGAGGGGACAAGGAGGGCTGTTTGAACG CTCTGCGGCGCCTGCGTGGCCGTGAAGTGGAGAACGATGAGCTGAATGAGATTCTGGAGGAACAGGCTCAGTCCAAAGGTGTGAGGCCCCGTCGGCCCTGGGAGCTCTTCACAGACCAGGCTGTGCGCTGGCAGCTTCTCTCTGTCATTGTGATCAGCAGCGCCATGCAGCTCTGTGGAAATGACTCG atttacTTTTATGCCTCCTATGTTTTCAAAGAGGCCGGGATCTCTGCTGATAAAATCGAGTATATTACAATAGGCACTGGTTCATGTGAATTCACTGCCTGCATTATGTGT AATTTGCTAATTGAGCGTAAAGGGCGGAGGTTCATGCTGATGGGAGGCTTCATACTGATGACTGTCTGGGCTGTGGTCTTCACAATTGCTCTGTTATTTGAG CATTATATTTCATGGATGCCATATTTGAGCATGGCATGTATATTCACTTACATCCTCAGTTTTGGTATGGGGCCAG CTGGAGTTACTGGTGTGTTACCCACAGAGATCTTTAACCAGTCAGCGCGGCCTGCAGCCTACATGATCGCTGGCTCCATGATGTGGATCAATCTTTTCATTGTTGGGATGATCTTTCCTTTTCTGGTG aGTGGTCTGAAGGAGTTCTGCTTTGTGCCGTTTGCTGCAGTCTGCTTTTTATCGTCTTTGTACGTCGGTATGTTTCTCCCAGAGACCAAAGGGAAGTCTCTGTCTGCCATCACAGCAGAGTTTCACAAGCTCAACTTCAAAGGCCTGGACCCACTACACTCTCCTCAGTGTCAGGCCAAGTACCAGCTGGGCGATGTGTGCCACTCTACAGCTCTGTAG
- the tgfa gene encoding protransforming growth factor alpha produces MMAKIIWDTILLISGSLFTFGAGQNNSTLSDANVYFESNSTVLPYFSPNGSNGSSPASPTTIATSTTGTTPIKKFVAAAVRSHFDDCPDSHRHFCFHGTCQFLIMEETPACVCHQGFVGIRCEHADLLAVVATNHSQNTFATVLVFCVISCILLAVLVTLLHCWWRQLCRRRRYAHHYASEKNSHGVSYWPSESVV; encoded by the exons ATGATGGCAAAGATTATCTGGGACACTATTTTATTAATAAGTG GGTCCCTCTTTACATTTGGAGCTGGGCAGAACAATTCAACCCTTAGTGATGCCAACGTCTATTTTGAGAGTAATTCCACAGTTTTGCCATATTTTTCACCAAACGGCTCTAATGGCTCTTCACCAGCGAGTCCAACGACTATTGCAACTAGCACAACGGGCACCACTCCTATTAAAA AGTTTGTGGCAGCGGCAGTGCGGTCTCACTTTGATGACTGCCCAGACTCCCATCGTCACTTCTGTTTTCATGGAACATGTCAGTTTCTCATTATGGAGGAGACGCCTGCGTGTGT GTGTCATCAAGGTTTTGTGGGGATACGATGTGAGCATGCAGACCTGTTGGCGGTAGTAGCCACCAACCACAGTCAAAACACCTTTGCCACAGTATTAGTGTTCTGTGTCATCAGCTGCATCCTTTTAGCAGTGCTGGTTACTCTTCTACA CTGCTGGTGGAGACAGCTCTGCCGACGGAGGAGATATGCACATCACTATGCCTCTGAGAAGAACAGCCATGGAGTGTCCTACTGGCCATCAGAAAGTG tggTTTGA
- the hdhd3 gene encoding haloacid dehalogenase-like hydrolase domain-containing protein 3 codes for MQSALRWVLWDVKDTLLKVRFSVGEQYCREAELMGLSFKPVEVNSAFRQTYKIYSNKYPNYGIAQGLNGHSWWTAVVQDTFSLCGVQDPALLKTLSHNLYHNFSNAQNWEVFNDSKKVLEDCSSLGLKLGVVSNFDKRLETILKSCDLLSHFSFLITSEESGAAKPSSLIFEQALQKCGVPSAQVAHVGDHYINDYLASRSIGIHGFLLDRDNKYNQSDIPKEHRLNSLEELPSRLQEQMD; via the exons ATGCAGTCTGCTTTGAGATGGGTGCTGTGGGATGTCAAGGACACTCTGCTAAAGGTGCGTTTTTCAGTGGGAGAGCAGTATTGTAGAGAGGCTGAGCTAATGGGTCTCAGTTTCAAGCCTGTGGAGGTCAACTCTGCTTTTCGTCAGACATACAAAATTTACTCAAACAAATATCCAAACTATGGCATCGCTCAAGGTCTGAATGGACACAGCTGGTGGACCGCTGTGGTGCAAGACACTTTTTCTCTATGTGGGGTTCAAGATCCTGCCCTTCTCAAGACTCTATCACACAATCTCTATCATAACTTCAGCAATGCACAGAACTGGGAG gTATTTAATGATTCCAAAAAGGTTCTGGAGGATTGTTCTTCCCTTGGGCTGAAGCTGGGCGTAGTATCAAACTTTGATAAGCGTCTGGAAACCATTCTGAAATCATGTGATCTGTTGTCTCACTTCAGTTTTCTGATCACCTCAGAGGAGTCAGGTGCAGCTAAACCCAGTTCCCTGATCTTTGAACAGGCTCTGCAGAAGTGTGGGGTCCCTTCAGCACAAGTGGCTCATGTTGGAGACCACTACATCAATGATTACCTTGCCTCTCGCTCTATTGGCATCCATGGCTTTCTTTTAGACAGAGACAACAAATATAATCAGTCTGACATCCCTAAAGAGCACCGTCTTAACTCTTTAGAAGAGCTGCCATCACGACTTCAGGAGCAGATGGACTAA
- the trub2 gene encoding mitochondrial mRNA pseudouridine synthase TRUB2, translating into MAARQFRRLQGLFCVYKPPGVHWKLVRDTVETNLLKDLNASASRRVPREVRYLLAQDSTEHEDAPKALTLSAASVPALSEHPLVTGPDFQRIRVGVGHRLDAFSSGVLVLGVGNANKALNDLYNSRVTRDYTVEGVFGSATDDFSNQGRVIERSTYNHITKDKLEKVLAMLQGANQKTLLMYSRVDMRTQEAYEMAVQGLLGPEEKSVPILLGLRCIRFEPPNFTLEVQVLNETQKYLRKVVHEIGLELRSTSVCKGIRRTRDGCFTVHHALTHNQWTAAEVMNAIQQYHATKRRKSVTREQNKNSELHVDEGDTSINQNTTDRIDAVN; encoded by the exons ATGGCAGCCCGTCAGTTTCGGAGGTTACAGGGCTTGTTCTGTGTGTACAAACCCCCGGGTGTTCATTGGAAATTGGTCCGGGACACGGTAGAAACCAATCTTCTCAAAG ATTTAAACGCTTCAGCATCTCGTCGTGTACCGCGAGAGGTGCGCTATTTGTTGGCCCAAGACAGCACAGAACATGAAGATGCACCTAAGGCACTCACCCTGTCAGCTGCCAGTGTGCCAGCTCTGTCTGAGCATCCTCTAG ttactgGACCTGATTTTCAACGCATTCGAGTTGGAGTGGGGCATCGATTGGATGCTTTTTCTTCTGGTGTTTTAG TTCTTGGTGTTGGAAATGCAAACAAAGCTTTGAATGACCTTTACAATTCTCGTGTCACAAGG GACTATACAGTCGAGGGAGTATTTGGAAGTGCAACTGATGACTTTTCAAACCAAGGCCGAGTTATAGAAAGATCCACTTAta ATCACATCACAAAGGATAAACTTGAAAAAGTCTTGGCAATGCTGCAGGGAGCCAATCAAAAGACACTGTTAAT gtaTTCAAGGGTGGATATGCGCACACAAGAAGCATATGAAATGGCAGTTCAAGGTCTACTGGGACCAGAGGAAAAGTCAGTACCTATTCTTTTAGGCCTGCGCTGCATTCGCTTTGAGCCTCCCAACTTTACATTAG AGGTTCAGGTTCTAAATGAAACACAGAAATATCTTCGTAAAGTGGTACATGAGATCGGACTGGAGTTACGCAGCACATCAGTTTGTAAAGGCATTCGACGAACCAGAGACGGCTGTTTCACTGTCCACCACGCTCTCACTCATAACCAGTGGACTGCAGCAGAGGTTATGAATGCCATCCAACAGTACCATGCcacaaagaggaggaaaagtgtTACcagagaacaaaacaaaaactctgaGTTGCATGTAGATGAAGGCGACACAAGTATCAATCAGAATACAACAGATAGAATAGATGCTGTCAATTAA